The DNA sequence GTTTACATCGAGGGCCAGCTGCGCACACGCAAATGGACCGATCAGTCCGGCCAGGAGAAATACACCACAGAGGTGGTGGTTAACATTGGTGGCACCATGCAGATGCTTGGCGGCCGCCAGTCCGGCAGCGGACAGAATACGTCTTCCCGGCATGACTGGGGGCAGCCACAGCAACCTTCAGGACCGACTCACAGCGGGCAGGCTTCAGGCAGCAGTGCCGGTGCGCCACCGATGGACTTTGACGATGATATACCGTTCATTGGCTTCGGGTATGGTGTACCGAAATCGGCAATCCATGCACTCTGAATTAACGGAGCTTTGACTGTAATGACTGTCTCTGACAAACTTCAGGAAGCAACTTTTTTTGTTGCATCTTATGCTATCTCCGGAGCATATCTGTTCCGGCGGTTTCTTCACTTTTTGACTAACGGAGGCTTGTATGGGCGCACGTTACGATTCAGACGTAGTTGCCTGGGCCAGTGAACAGGCAGCTTTACTGCGTGCCGGAAAGCTCAGTCAGATTGATATTGAGAACATCGCCGAGGAGATTGAAGACGTGGGCAAAAGTGAAAAGCGTGAGCTGGCCAGCCGTATGGCTGTCTTACTGGCCCACCTACTTAAATGGAAGTTTCAGCCTACCCATCGTGGTAAAAGCTGGGAGTTAACCATTAAAGGACAGCGTGATTTGATTGTCCGTCGTCTTAACAAGACGCCGAGCCTCAAAAACGCGCTTTCTGATCCTGAATGGCTTGCGGATGTCTGGTTTGACGCCCGCGCCGATGCTTCTAAAGAAACGGGTATTGGTCTCGATATCTTCCCTGAGGACAGCATCTGGGCAACAGATGCAATTCTCAGCAGCGAATTCTACCCGGACTGATTACTGTCTGGTTCACCGCAACGCCATCCTTTCGGGTGGCGTTTTTTTTTATCCACGGAAAATCAGTTGTTAATTGAGTGAAACCGGACCGATTCCGCACAGTGAGGGCTGTTTTATCACTGTACAGGAAAATTCCGGATGAAACGTAATACCTCTCACAACATATTTTCACCAGGCAGGCTTGCTGCGGCTCTTTCCCTGCTGCTCCTTGCGGGCTGTGTTTCCCAGCCGCAAAAGCTGCAACAGCGTGCGCCTGCCGACCCGGCACCCGGCACCACCGTCACCCGCAACGTTCAGCCGGTCACGCCGGATGAGTATGCGCGGACGCCGGAAGTGGTGCGCTACGATCGTTATCTGCTGGTCAGTACCGATCCGCAGGCGGCCCAGCGTGACCCTCTTTCCCAGATTATTGATATCCGTATCCCCTCATCCCTGCACCCTACTGTGGCGGATGCGCTGCGTTATGCCCTGCGCCAGTCGGGTTATTCCCTGTGCGCGACGGGCTCTGCCAACGGCGTGCTTTACCGCCAGGCATTGCCGGCGGTCCAGTACCAGCTGGGCCCGATGCGCCTGCGTACTGCCCTGCAGGTCCTGGCCGGTCCGGCCTGGCAGCTTGAGGTGGATGATGTTCAGCGGGTGGTCTGCCACAGCCTGCGCGACGGCTATCAGCTGCCGGTCTCACAGCTTCCGCCGCCGGTCAGTACCTGGTCCACGCCTGCGCCGTCAGCCGTGTCACAACCGGCCATCAGCGCCCCGCAGTCCTTCCCTGTTAAACCTGTCAGCGGAGGGTTTCTGAGAAAATGAGCGAACAGCAACCCTTCAATACGGACCCCGCGCCGGCCCGAAAAAAATTCAGCTGGCGTCCCGGCCGCCGCTTCATCCTAGGCACTGCCGGTGGTGTGGCGCTGGCCGGCATTCTGGCGCTGGGCTACACCGCCTTCACACTGGGCATCTCGAATCTCGATGAGCGCCTGACGCGTCTTGAATCGCAGGGCAGTACAGCGACCTCTGCTGAGACGGTCGCAGCTCTGCAGTCTGACGTGACCACGCTCAGCACCGGTCTGCAGGATACGAGGAAAAATCTCGGCGAAGTGCAACAGCGGCTCAGCGCTGTTGCGAAACAGACCGGCAGCGATGACGCCGTGCGTCAGTCATTGCGAACCCTTCAGGAAGCACAGCAGGGGCTGGAAACCCGCCTGAGTGCGCTCACTGAGCAGCTGACAGCGCTGAAGTCACAGCCGGCACTTGCCACACCTGTCGCCGCACCGGTTAAAAAAACTGAACCTGCGGCAAAAAAGCCCCGTCCCGCTGACACACGTCGTGCTGCTCCGTCCCTTCGCGTGGCCCGCAACGCGCCTTTTGTGCTGACGGGCGTGGAGACGCGGGGGAATGATTCCTGGGCGGCCATCGCTCCCCGGGGTTACAGCAGCCTGTCGCAGGTGACACTGGTCGGGACGGGCGAAACCGTTGCCGGCTGGACGCTGGTCAGTGCCGGTTACGGTGAGGCGACGTTTCGTGTTAACGGCCGCCTGACCGTACTCAGGGCAGAATAACGGAGCGAATGATGAAACTGAAACATACCTTTTTAGCCGCCATGCTGCTGAGTCCCCTGACCCAGGCTGCGACCACTTCAGGACAGACGGATGTCAGTCAGCAGGCATCAACACAACGGGCCGACTCCGCACAGCAAAACCAGCAGCAGCAGGCCGGTCAGTGGGGACTCAGTGCCGACGATTACCAGCGGTATCAGCAGCTGATGAAGGGTCCCCGGGGTATCCAGTCGCCGGGTCTCGATCCGCTTTCCACCCTGGGTATTGAGGCGCAGACGCCGGCAGAGCGCCGTAAGTTTGCGGAAAAGTGGGTGAAGGAAGAATTTGCCCGTACCCAGAAAGAGCTTGATTTCCAGCGTGAAGTGAACGCGGCCTGGCAGCGCCTGTATCCGGGCGCACTGCCGGTCAATATGGGGAACGCCTCCGGCGTGGCGCACGACAGTGGCGGCCGGCTGGCACTGTTCGTCAGATCAAAAGACTGCGCCACCTGCGACGCGAAACTGTCTGCCGTGCTGGCTGACAACCGGCCGGTGGACATCTATCTGGTTGACAGCCAGGGCAGTGATGATGTGCTGCGCAGCTGGGCACGGGACCATCACATTCCCGTGGAAAAGGTCCGCAAGCGCCAGGTCACGCTTAACCACGACGGCGGACGGTGGATGCGCTTTGGTAACGGCCTGATGCCGGTATTACTGCAGCAGGCGGGAGACGGTAAATGGGCAATCGCAGCATTCTGACCGGTGCGCTGGCGCTGGGTGTACTGATGGCGGCCGTCCCTGACGGCCATGCTGACCAGACGGTGCCGGAGGGTTACGTCCGCGTGGCCACGGCGCACGGCGTGCCCCCGGAAGCGCTTTACTCGGTCTCACTGAGCGAGTCTTCGCGCAAACTTCCCCGCGGCGTACGGCCATGGCCCTGGACCATCAATGTGGCAGGCAAAGGGTATCGCTATGAGACGCGCCTGCAGGCCTGGCAGGCGCTGCAGGTCTTTATGAAGCGTCACCCGCTTAAGCGCATCGATGTCGGTATTGCCCAGGTCAATCTGGGCTGGAACGGTCACCATTTTGCCTCGACGTGGGATGCGTTTGACCCTTACACCAACCTGAACGCCGCCGCCACCATTCTGCGTGAGTGCTGGGCGCGTAAGCCAGGCAGCTGGCTGGATGCGGCCGGCTGCTACCACCATCCCGCAGGTGGTCAGCCTGCTGCACGTTACCGCGCCATTGTGAGAGGGCATCTGGCAAAAATCAGCCCTGCACCCCGCATTTCTGCGCCGGCAGCTGAAGCGCCCCGTTCGGTTGCTGCGCTCACCCCCGATCCAGGCTTCGTCTGGACTGAACCCGGGAGATAACCCTGATGAAAACGCTGTCCTTACTGCTGTTTACCCTCCTTCCCCTGACCGGCCATGCTGAACTGAACGTGATTGCTGATCTGGGCGGTGAAGATGCTGCGCCGTATTTTGAGGCCGTCAATAAACAGCCCGGCATGAGCACGGAAAACGACACCACATCTTCACCCCCGACACCCGTGCTGCAGGGCGAGGCCGCTATGCTGCCGGTATTCACGCCGGAGTTGCGCCCGGGCAGCGTTCCCGACCGGCCGCTGCAGCTGCCCGGCATCGGGGCGTTGTTTCTGATCGGGGATGATGCTCTGTCCCGTGAATGGCTGAAGGCCAATGCCGGCGCGCTGGCTGAACAGCATGCGGCCGGGATGATCGTTAACGTCACGGACATGGCTGCCGTGCGCGAGCTGCGCGAGCTGGCACCCGGTGTCAGCCTGGTCCCGGCTTCCGGCAGCGAGCTGGCCCTTCGGCTGCAGATTGCGCATTATCCGGTACTCATCACCGATACCGGCCTGACGCAGCAGGTCAGGCCGTAATGGTAGCGACACCGCTCAATGGTCTGCTGATGGCTCATCCTTACGGGGCGGTCATACTGATCGCTCTTTTCCTGGTGGTGATGCTCCTTCTGAACCTGCGCCGGCGGGAAAACGCCAGCGCCCGCCGTCACCGGCGATACCGGGCAACGGCGGGGCGGGTACTGGATAAACTGACCCGCCTGCCGGGAGACGGCCAGCGCCTGACTTATCTGCGCAAAATCAGCCCCTATGTCTTTGAAGAGCTGTTGCTCTCTGCCTTTGAACGCCAGGGGCTGACCGTGGTGCGTAATGCCTCCTACAGCGGTGACGGCGGCCTTGATGGCCAGGTCATCATCGACGGCGAGCACTGGCTTATCCAGGCCAAACGGTACAGCCGTGCTGTTTCCCCCGCACATGTTGAGGACTTCGACCGGCTTCTCCTGCAGTCGGGCCGCCGGGGGCTGTTTATCCACACGGGCCGTACCGGAAAGATGAGCCGCACCCTTCGCACGACGTCACCGCGCCTGCGCATCATCAGCGGGCAACGCCTGCTGGCCATTCTTGCCGGTCAGGACGTCCGGCAGTATCTCTGAGGAATCCCTTATGAATATCATCGTGAACAGCCTGCGCTACGCGTTGTGGCTTGTGTTCTGTTTATTCCGTCATGCCGTGGTCCTGCCTGCCACTTTCGGCGGTGTAATTCTGCTTGCCTGGCTCGTCTTCGGTCATCCGGTCAGTGACCTGAACGACCAGTTGCAGAAGGAAGCAACGGCATGGCGCAATGCGCCGCCCGGACACTACATGTGGGAGGATTGCCCGGTGCGTGATAATGCGGCTCCGCCTCAGGCAAAGCCGGCAGCCTGCACCGTCACAGCCGTCACCACGGAAACAGCTGTGCATAACTACCTGCTGTCATTGCGGGCCGTATGGTTCGTTTTTCTCTTTCTGTCGAATGTTCTGTATGTGCTCTGGCGCTTACTGGCGAATGCCCTGCATTACCACTGTCTGCCCCGCAGGGAAGCCGGTGCCGGAAAGGGGGCGTATATCCGTATGGCCAACGGTAAAATCATAAAGGAGGCAGGCGATGAGTAACCGTTACGTGATTGAAGCCCTGTTGCGTCCGGCCGTGGAGCTGAATACCGCCGTGGTATCGGGCATGGCAGCGTATGTCTGTGTCCAGGCCCCGTGGGCCGTTGCCCTGGCCCCGTCAGTCAGCTATGTCACTGCTGCCGGGTTTGCGGCGCTGGCCGTCACCCGCACCCATCAGGGGATGAAGATTATTCGCTACCGCCGGAATCTCCGCCGCCTGCCGCGCTATGTCATGAGCACTAAACAGATCCCCGTCAGCCATCGTCGCCTGTTTCTCGGGCGGGGTTTCCGCTGGACCCAGAAACACACCCAGCGCCTGCAGGATACGCTGCGCCCGGAAGTGGCCCGCTATCTGCAGCCGAACCGCTTTTACCTGGCGGCGCGTCAGCTCGAAATGCTGACAGAGCATCGCCTGCCCTGGCTG is a window from the Pantoea sp. CCBC3-3-1 genome containing:
- a CDS encoding PilL N-terminal domain-containing protein, which produces MKRNTSHNIFSPGRLAAALSLLLLAGCVSQPQKLQQRAPADPAPGTTVTRNVQPVTPDEYARTPEVVRYDRYLLVSTDPQAAQRDPLSQIIDIRIPSSLHPTVADALRYALRQSGYSLCATGSANGVLYRQALPAVQYQLGPMRLRTALQVLAGPAWQLEVDDVQRVVCHSLRDGYQLPVSQLPPPVSTWSTPAPSAVSQPAISAPQSFPVKPVSGGFLRK
- a CDS encoding integrating conjugative element protein translates to MKTLSLLLFTLLPLTGHAELNVIADLGGEDAAPYFEAVNKQPGMSTENDTTSSPPTPVLQGEAAMLPVFTPELRPGSVPDRPLQLPGIGALFLIGDDALSREWLKANAGALAEQHAAGMIVNVTDMAAVRELRELAPGVSLVPASGSELALRLQIAHYPVLITDTGLTQQVRP
- a CDS encoding TIGR03759 family integrating conjugative element protein; protein product: MKLKHTFLAAMLLSPLTQAATTSGQTDVSQQASTQRADSAQQNQQQQAGQWGLSADDYQRYQQLMKGPRGIQSPGLDPLSTLGIEAQTPAERRKFAEKWVKEEFARTQKELDFQREVNAAWQRLYPGALPVNMGNASGVAHDSGGRLALFVRSKDCATCDAKLSAVLADNRPVDIYLVDSQGSDDVLRSWARDHHIPVEKVRKRQVTLNHDGGRWMRFGNGLMPVLLQQAGDGKWAIAAF
- a CDS encoding restriction endonuclease — encoded protein: MVATPLNGLLMAHPYGAVILIALFLVVMLLLNLRRRENASARRHRRYRATAGRVLDKLTRLPGDGQRLTYLRKISPYVFEELLLSAFERQGLTVVRNASYSGDGGLDGQVIIDGEHWLIQAKRYSRAVSPAHVEDFDRLLLQSGRRGLFIHTGRTGKMSRTLRTTSPRLRIISGQRLLAILAGQDVRQYL
- a CDS encoding DUF29 domain-containing protein, encoding MGARYDSDVVAWASEQAALLRAGKLSQIDIENIAEEIEDVGKSEKRELASRMAVLLAHLLKWKFQPTHRGKSWELTIKGQRDLIVRRLNKTPSLKNALSDPEWLADVWFDARADASKETGIGLDIFPEDSIWATDAILSSEFYPD
- a CDS encoding single-stranded DNA-binding protein, whose translation is MSSRGVNKVILVGNLGQDPEVRYIPNGSAVATLSLATSESWRDKQSGEQKEMTEWHRVVIFGKLAEIAGEYLRKGSQVYIEGQLRTRKWTDQSGQEKYTTEVVVNIGGTMQMLGGRQSGSGQNTSSRHDWGQPQQPSGPTHSGQASGSSAGAPPMDFDDDIPFIGFGYGVPKSAIHAL
- a CDS encoding transglycosylase SLT domain-containing protein, with product MGNRSILTGALALGVLMAAVPDGHADQTVPEGYVRVATAHGVPPEALYSVSLSESSRKLPRGVRPWPWTINVAGKGYRYETRLQAWQALQVFMKRHPLKRIDVGIAQVNLGWNGHHFASTWDAFDPYTNLNAAATILRECWARKPGSWLDAAGCYHHPAGGQPAARYRAIVRGHLAKISPAPRISAPAAEAPRSVAALTPDPGFVWTEPGR